The Impatiens glandulifera unplaced genomic scaffold, dImpGla2.1, whole genome shotgun sequence region TTGATTTACACTTTCTCGTTGAATATCAAAACCATACTTTTGTTTATGCATTTACCTTGAAAGTTTGTCTATGTCGATGTTCCAGCCCAATGCGAAGAATcttcaagaagaagagaaaatgaatCGATGAGTAGACTAGATAGATATatgttgtaaataaaaaatggtcTTTGTTCTAATCTCAAGATTTTGGGTTTTGCAGGAATAATTTCCTATCAAAGAGGTTCAAGTTGATTTATAATTCTTACAAGATAGATTaatgaacaaatatatgttttttcagTAGGTAACaaatcatcttttttttttctttttgaatgtTTATTCGCTTGCAATTCTAGAATATGGTTGATactgatatttttttgttgGGTTAGACAATTTGAATTAAGATAAAGACAGGTTTGAATCTGAATTCaagatttgtgttttttttttgtgattgaATGGATGAAGAAATGGATCAAATGTTGAATGGATTTGACAATGAATCTATAAGATCCTTGCATACTAAAAATAGTATTTTCAATTTTCTCCATTTGGGTTTTAAATTGGAATATTTAAGGTTAACTCTTCCTTTAGATTATCCTCAAATTTCCACCTTTTATTTTCTAgactattattaataaaagtaaagtttttttcatttgcaagtaaaaaataactaactttattattttttttattatctatatattttatactattttacttctattctcatttttactaaagtttattatataatttttattgttatgaGATAATgacataatataattaaataaaaagatccGAAAAGAGTAAAAAATTACAAGAGTTCAGGATTCAGGTAGAAccagttttgaaaaaaaatgaatgaaccaataaaatgaaaataaaaaaaaacaaccaaAATGACAACAAAAATGAATGACACAAACAACGAAGTTTAGAGTGCCTCTTCATTTTCAACACTCCAAACTAAAGAATCCTCACAATTATTAAAGTGACGGGAAGACAGAGTATTGAGGATTCTCGTACCTTATGGATTTTCCATAAGAAAGTTATTTCATTCCGTTTTTGATTTATTGTATAGTAGTCAATTGAAATTTCGCCACTGAATATCCGAAAAGCATGAATGAATATGAGAGAGAATACACTATTATTAATGTGATTTGTATAGTGACAAAGAGTATCAATGTGATTAAAAATTCTAAGGTATCATTAATTTTACTTTCTTGATTTGAATCTAGAACAATAAATAATGAAGTGACCGAGCTAGCTAGGGATACTATTTGTCTATACTTCATTTATTGAATTATAAGGAGTTTGTCTAATAGTATTGCATCATCTTTGGATCATTTATTGAATTCTTTGTCTAATAGTATCACATCATCGACATCATCCAAGGTTGTTTATCTGTCTTtttcatgtatatatttaatttaatcaactCTAAGGAgttttcatattaatatttaagtacAAATTTGTGTGAagtaaaatattgtatattttatattttaaatattttaaaataataaaatatgttatctgaaaaaagttttaataaaaacaaaattaaaaataaatttgaccaaattaaaattaaatatttttaaattaatatttggttACTAACACAATCATAATATTCTGAAAAGGGTTAATTAAAGTGAAGagtgaaattattattatttttatttattaaaaaaagataaattaaaaattaaataatggataaaaaatatttttttgataaatttttagatcaagttacatattttttttatcaaacttaattgattttaatttttaacaacaaaaaaaaattcttataacaaataatcattttttcaaataaattatttattatgtcaaaatcaAAAACTCAAAGTCAAAACATTTTCTTTTCTCCTGCAAAACCCTACTCCCAGCTTCTGCGGAAAGCCAAGGTAGTTGAAACCCTATTCGTAAGCCTGTTTGGTGAGAAGTGTTAATTCTTCTAATCtgatttcattttcttcttgcATTGTACAGTCTGCAGAAGATGTCGCCGTTTCCGGATGAGATTATAGCAAACATTCTTTCTCGATTGCCTGTTAAGTGTATCCTCCGTTCAAGGTGTGTATCTAAACCTTGGCTTGCCCTAATCAGTACTTCCTATTTCGTTAAATTGCATCTGAACCGATCAGTCCAAACCAAGAGCAACCTCGACCTCCTCCTGTGGGACGGCGATACCTATAGGGTGGACTTTGATTCCTTAGACAACGACGTTATTCAACCTGTAGATGTTGATAACCATCCGTTGAGGTGTTATAAGAATTACGAGACCCTTTGGGGCTCCTGTGATGGCTTGCTCTGCATGTCGAATCCCATTGGAGATGTCATTTTATGGAATCCTTCAACTAGGAAGTCTATAAAATTGCCTTACACACCAACTGAAATTGCCAGTGAGAAGAAAGTCTTTGGAAATACTCGACGAGAGCGAGTTTATCAACTTGGTTACGATAACATAAATGGCGATTACAAGGTGGTGAGACTTGTGGTACTTTATGGGAGCGATTTTCAAGATTTTGAGGTTAAGGTTTATAGTTTAAAATCAAATTCCTGGCATAAGTCAGAGAATTGTCTTCACTGTCCGGACTTTAACAGAACTGGAAATTCAATAGCCGGGGGAGCTGTGCACTGGATCTCAGATGTGATGTTGGATTCAAAAAAAGAAAGCTCAATTGTTGCCTTTGATATTAGGACTGAGAAATATAGAGTAATTCCACCACCAGAGTTTTGTGGTATTGATTCTGGTTTATATTTGGATAATTTAGAAGGATGTCTTTCGTTAAGTTATCAATACCAATCAACGAGTGTAGATGTATTTTTGTTGAAGGAATATGGCGGGAAAAGTGAATATTGGTCAAAATTTGTTACAATATCACCAACAATTCAATTTGCTTCCGTTTACGCTGTGAAACCTATTGCCTATTCAAAAAGTGGTAAGAAAGTACTCTTAGACCTTAATTTTAAGATACTTGTTTGGTATAATTTAGAGCATGATTCATTTGAGGAAATTTGGGTTGATGGTATGAATAAATTCCTTGATGTTCTCACTTGCGTGGAAAGTCTCGTCTCCGTCGATGTTGCAGCAGCTGTAACCAATTCCAATGCTAAGAAGAATCTTCATAAAAAAGAGGAAAATAACATGTGAGTAGACTAGATACATATATGTTAAGTTTGATTTAGAAGTTGGAGATGGGTTTCTCTAAATTGTCTAGATTTTTGTTTTTGCAGGAACAATTTTTTATCAAAGGGGTTCAAGTTGGTGCTCTAATTCCTACAAGGTATCTagattaaatatcaaatatgtGCACTTTTCTATGTATACTATTTGCTAATTTGATAATGTGTTATTTGGAAACGccttttatatcatatttattgcGTGGATCTCCAAATTTGCGTACTATACAAGTCACTTAATTCCCTTTAATATGTATATTCACTCGCGATTTTAGAATATGATTGATACTGAGATCATTTTCAGGGTTAGACAACATGCACCAAGATTAGAATAGGGTTTGAGTCTGAATTCaagatttgtgttttttttgtgACAGAAAAGACGGGGAGGTGGTGGAGTGATGCAGAGAATTGATGAAGAGTTTCAGATCATAATGGTAGAAGCTAAAGTAAATGACTGCTTAATGATGTTTTGGATTCAATGGTGCATTGCAATTGCATACTAAAAATAATGGGAATTTTGAATTAGAATAAGT contains the following coding sequences:
- the LOC124918375 gene encoding F-box protein CPR1-like, producing the protein MSPFPDEIIANILSRLPVKCILRSRCVSKPWLALISTSYFVKLHLNRSVQTKSNLDLLLWDGDTYRVDFDSLDNDVIQPVDVDNHPLRCYKNYETLWGSCDGLLCMSNPIGDVILWNPSTRKSIKLPYTPTEIASEKKVFGNTRRERVYQLGYDNINGDYKVVRLVVLYGSDFQDFEVKVYSLKSNSWHKSENCLHCPDFNRTGNSIAGGAVHWISDVMLDSKKESSIVAFDIRTEKYRVIPPPEFCGIDSGLYLDNLEGCLSLSYQYQSTSVDVFLLKEYGGKSEYWSKFVTISPTIQFASVYAVKPIAYSKSGKKVLLDLNFKILVWYNLEHDSFEEIWVDGMNKFLDVLTCVESLVSVDVAAAVTNSNAKKNLHKKEENNMNNFLSKGFKLKRRGGGGVMQRIDEEFQIIMVEAKVLQEQLLIKEVQVGAIIPIRQHEARYEEGLSLNSRFVFFLSQKRGGGGGLLQKVDEETDQMLEAFGFMVYCYCIMKIMEF